In the genome of Methanopyrus kandleri AV19, one region contains:
- the larC gene encoding nickel pincer cofactor biosynthesis protein LarC, protein MILTLDPQVAGASGDMVLGALIAVGADPNRLEEVVHEVSSLGHEVDVHVHEIQKRGIRAVRVEVDAEGDLRDPDELREAVKTVAENVLEDRWRELPELALKYLLRAEERVHGDLCHLHELGSSDTVVDLVGTAALLEDLNPKASEVLPPNVGSGTVETEHGRLPVPAPAVVEVLSEWDVGIVREGEGELLTPTGAALLRTIDELLPDPPPPYRVKRQGFGAGTKDLPDRPNVLRALICEPGGSGEHVRIVETSVDDVDGEAVGELIEAVLQLEGVHDVEVLHGFGKKGRPRFVIRVVTEDRPGIEREVFRELFRWTGTLGARVYRCTRVTADRRIVDVDGIRVKVSRFEDVHHAKPEWEDVRRKVDRESAPLTRARLVGDLRKRYEGDGEDGAGD, encoded by the coding sequence GTGATCCTCACACTCGACCCGCAAGTGGCCGGTGCCTCCGGGGACATGGTCCTGGGAGCGTTGATCGCCGTCGGCGCGGACCCGAACCGTCTCGAGGAGGTCGTGCACGAGGTCTCCTCCCTAGGTCACGAGGTCGACGTGCACGTCCACGAGATCCAGAAGCGCGGGATCCGCGCCGTCCGGGTGGAGGTCGATGCCGAGGGAGACCTCCGCGATCCGGACGAGCTCCGAGAAGCCGTGAAAACGGTCGCCGAGAACGTACTCGAGGATCGCTGGCGCGAGCTTCCTGAACTCGCCCTGAAGTACCTGCTGAGGGCCGAGGAACGCGTTCACGGGGACCTCTGCCATCTTCACGAGCTCGGCTCATCCGACACCGTCGTGGACCTCGTCGGGACGGCCGCGCTCCTCGAGGACCTGAATCCCAAAGCCTCCGAGGTCCTCCCCCCGAACGTGGGTTCCGGGACCGTGGAGACGGAGCACGGTCGTCTTCCCGTCCCGGCCCCGGCGGTCGTCGAGGTATTGTCCGAGTGGGACGTGGGGATAGTCCGGGAGGGGGAGGGGGAGCTCCTCACACCCACGGGCGCCGCCCTACTCCGAACTATCGACGAGCTCCTCCCGGACCCGCCACCTCCCTACCGTGTGAAACGGCAGGGGTTCGGGGCCGGTACCAAGGACCTGCCGGACCGTCCGAACGTCCTCCGGGCGCTCATCTGCGAGCCCGGGGGGTCCGGCGAGCACGTTCGGATCGTCGAAACCTCCGTGGACGACGTCGACGGGGAGGCGGTCGGTGAGCTGATCGAGGCCGTGCTGCAGCTCGAAGGCGTGCATGACGTGGAGGTCCTCCACGGGTTCGGGAAGAAGGGGCGTCCGAGGTTCGTGATCCGAGTTGTGACGGAGGATCGGCCAGGGATCGAACGAGAAGTCTTCCGGGAGCTCTTCCGCTGGACGGGTACCTTGGGAGCCCGCGTGTACCGGTGCACTCGCGTCACGGCCGACCGGAGGATCGTGGACGTCGACGGGATCCGCGTCAAGGTCTCACGGTTCGAGGACGTGCATCACGCGAAACCCGAGTGGGAGGACGTACGCCGGAAGGTCGACCGGGAGTCCGCCCCGCTGACCCGGGCCCGCTTGGTCGGAGATCTTCGGAAG
- a CDS encoding aldehyde dehydrogenase family protein → MEYGCLIGGEWLEGDREIVVENPYDGSEVGRVLAPEVDVEALLKDAREGQRRWRERPTYEVREALAEAAHLLKKHEDELAELIALEGGKPIRDARYEVYRTREVLRLSAAEAERLYGETLPGDAQRGRTAELILTVREPVGVVLSITPYNFPLLLPTHKLGPALAARCSVVHKPATVTPLSSLRLAEILLDAGVEPLALQVVVGPGAELGEELARADFDALSFTGSRSVGEHLREISPIPRITLELGGNDPVIVDETADVEAAAEAAVRGACYHAGQVCIAVERAIVVEDVYEEFLEAAVEVAESLKVGDPLDEDTDVGPLIDDGAVEKVRRHVEDAVERGAEILTGGEPEGRLFPPTVLADVPEDALVAREETFGPVLPVIRAKDFEEAIRIANSTDYGLHAAVFTERLDRAVKATRKLEAGGVIVNESTIYRADYMPFGGVKASGVGREGVPQAVREFTEEKTVVIGRR, encoded by the coding sequence TTGGAGTACGGGTGTCTGATCGGGGGAGAGTGGCTCGAAGGCGACCGAGAGATCGTAGTGGAGAACCCGTACGACGGTTCGGAAGTGGGCCGCGTCCTCGCTCCGGAAGTGGACGTCGAGGCGCTACTGAAGGACGCCCGAGAGGGCCAACGGCGGTGGAGAGAGCGGCCCACGTACGAAGTACGCGAGGCGTTGGCAGAGGCCGCACACCTTCTGAAGAAGCACGAGGACGAGCTGGCGGAGCTGATCGCGCTCGAGGGTGGCAAGCCGATCCGAGACGCGCGGTACGAGGTCTACCGGACGCGGGAGGTCCTACGACTGAGTGCGGCCGAGGCGGAGCGGTTGTACGGTGAGACGCTACCGGGTGACGCGCAGCGCGGTCGGACGGCCGAGCTGATTCTCACGGTCCGTGAGCCAGTCGGTGTGGTCCTGTCGATCACCCCGTACAACTTCCCGCTCCTGCTGCCGACGCACAAGCTCGGACCGGCCCTCGCCGCACGGTGTTCCGTGGTGCACAAACCCGCGACGGTGACACCGCTCTCTTCGCTCAGACTGGCCGAGATCCTGCTCGATGCGGGCGTGGAACCACTGGCGCTGCAGGTCGTGGTCGGCCCGGGAGCCGAGCTCGGGGAGGAGCTCGCCCGGGCGGACTTCGACGCGCTCTCGTTCACGGGGAGCCGATCAGTCGGGGAGCACCTGCGTGAGATCTCCCCGATCCCCAGGATCACGCTGGAGCTGGGCGGTAACGACCCCGTGATCGTGGACGAGACCGCGGACGTGGAAGCGGCCGCCGAGGCGGCGGTTCGCGGGGCCTGCTACCACGCGGGTCAGGTTTGCATCGCGGTCGAGCGGGCGATAGTGGTGGAGGACGTGTACGAGGAGTTCCTGGAGGCCGCCGTCGAGGTGGCGGAGTCGCTGAAGGTGGGGGACCCGCTCGACGAGGACACGGACGTGGGACCGCTCATCGACGACGGTGCGGTGGAGAAGGTCCGACGACACGTCGAGGACGCCGTGGAGCGGGGCGCGGAGATCCTGACAGGCGGCGAGCCGGAGGGTAGGCTCTTCCCGCCGACGGTGCTGGCCGACGTGCCGGAGGACGCACTCGTGGCCCGGGAGGAGACGTTCGGACCCGTCCTCCCGGTCATTCGGGCGAAGGACTTCGAGGAGGCGATCCGGATCGCGAACTCGACCGACTACGGGCTGCACGCCGCCGTGTTTACGGAACGTTTGGACAGGGCCGTGAAGGCCACGAGGAAGCTCGAGGCGGGTGGTGTAATCGTCAACGAGTCCACCATCTACCGGGCCGACTACATGCCGTTCGGCGGGGTGAAGGCGAGCGGCGTGGGCAGGGAGGGCGTACCGCAGGCGGTCCGGGAGTTCACGGAGGAGAAGACCGTGGTGATCGGTCGGAGGTAG
- a CDS encoding V4R domain-containing protein produces MIDDGFSPESLRERAEEAGSVFTAEELLATNKMVMMALYSLGGERSCASVFRAGRMLAGFFGVETLEDALHTFCELTGADYDLDRNYVAIESCPECLGYVNAEGAVCNFLRGFISRAAEHELGEVVSVAQVACEATGDRRCEFILGERGEVGGFDTEVDEMTAEDIEIVMSADGRDAVEVAAFKIASEGLLRCALSDVARPMFFRAGRLYARAFINAFDPEDPDELIGHVEEISGSSYSLEGDRFIVEKCLECAGMPFKEPICHAVRGALAETLEHWNVPFKDLVEVRCAAEEDEVVGTCVVKARGVIWKAKRVVDAVKRAFH; encoded by the coding sequence ATGATAGACGACGGATTCAGTCCGGAGAGTTTACGGGAACGTGCGGAGGAGGCCGGCTCGGTGTTCACCGCGGAGGAGCTCCTGGCGACGAACAAGATGGTGATGATGGCTCTTTACTCGCTCGGGGGCGAGCGAAGCTGCGCCTCCGTGTTCAGGGCGGGTAGGATGCTCGCCGGCTTCTTCGGTGTCGAAACACTCGAGGACGCCCTTCACACCTTCTGCGAGCTCACCGGAGCGGATTACGACCTGGACCGGAATTATGTGGCCATCGAGAGCTGCCCGGAATGCCTCGGATACGTGAACGCCGAGGGAGCTGTCTGCAACTTCCTACGGGGCTTCATCTCGCGGGCGGCGGAACACGAGTTGGGTGAGGTAGTGTCCGTGGCACAGGTGGCGTGCGAGGCGACAGGGGATAGGCGATGCGAGTTCATCCTGGGTGAGCGGGGTGAAGTCGGCGGTTTCGATACTGAGGTCGACGAGATGACGGCGGAGGACATCGAGATCGTCATGAGCGCCGACGGTCGCGACGCCGTCGAGGTTGCGGCATTCAAGATCGCCTCTGAGGGCCTCCTGCGGTGCGCCCTCAGCGACGTGGCCCGACCCATGTTTTTCCGTGCGGGTCGGTTGTACGCCCGCGCGTTCATCAACGCGTTCGATCCCGAAGATCCGGACGAGCTCATCGGGCACGTCGAAGAGATAAGCGGATCTTCGTACTCCCTCGAAGGTGACCGGTTCATCGTCGAGAAGTGCCTGGAGTGCGCGGGAATGCCGTTCAAGGAACCGATCTGTCACGCGGTCCGCGGTGCACTCGCCGAAACCCTAGAGCACTGGAACGTACCCTTCAAGGACCTCGTGGAGGTGAGGTGTGCGGCCGAGGAAGATGAGGTCGTGGGGACCTGCGTGGTCAAGGCGAGAGGAGTCATTTGGAAGGCGAAGCGTGTCGTCGACGCCGTGAAGCGTGCGTTCCACTAA
- a CDS encoding MJ1244 family protein, whose product MKEVRLFVDPENVGRVMNAMADVGVTGFYAIEYRGVAPDRWAGFEIREDPESAIKALNDLSERAVMIVTVVPEECVEKLKDAAAERLAGERYTIIVTDVEEIHVDYGR is encoded by the coding sequence GTGAAGGAGGTGCGCCTCTTCGTGGATCCCGAAAACGTCGGGCGCGTCATGAACGCGATGGCGGACGTCGGCGTGACGGGTTTCTACGCGATCGAATATCGGGGTGTGGCTCCGGATCGTTGGGCCGGCTTCGAGATCCGTGAGGATCCCGAGAGCGCGATCAAAGCGCTCAACGACCTGTCGGAGCGGGCGGTGATGATCGTGACGGTGGTCCCGGAGGAGTGCGTCGAGAAGTTGAAGGACGCTGCCGCGGAGCGCCTGGCGGGTGAGCGGTACACGATAATAGTGACCGACGTGGAGGAGATCCACGTGGATTACGGGCGTTAG